A stretch of Usitatibacter palustris DNA encodes these proteins:
- a CDS encoding ABC transporter permease: MSRILVVYLKEITDSLRDRRTALMVFFASILAGPLTLILVAQYVAGLEEKASILRVRMVGEEYAAPLVNFLRRSDVEITKAPQDYEARIKEGRLDAVIVVRPDFYQHFLAGDGAAVDLVYDDSRTESLPAVRQAERLLRAFNRETGTLRLVARGVSPDLLEPVKVEHVNTSTPRQRGAFLMFLIPMFAILSPLLGGMTIAIDATAGERERGSLEPLLANPVPTLHLVIGKWLAAWTTGASVALITLLGFVVAASLYSSSKVAAMLQFGWREFLVFAAFAIPFAALTSSVQMLIATYGRSYREAQTYTTYIGTAASFVPMIVIFSGLKDAFWQAFVPVLGQQMALTRVLRGEALGWVEWLVPAAVAFLLVAVCVRSISKLLAEERIVFGRS, translated from the coding sequence ATGTCGCGCATCCTGGTCGTCTACCTCAAGGAAATCACCGACAGCCTGCGCGACCGGCGCACGGCGCTGATGGTGTTCTTCGCCTCCATCCTCGCCGGCCCGCTCACGCTGATCCTGGTCGCGCAGTACGTCGCCGGCCTCGAGGAGAAGGCTTCCATCCTGAGGGTGCGCATGGTGGGCGAGGAGTACGCCGCCCCCCTGGTCAACTTCCTGCGGCGCTCGGACGTTGAGATCACCAAGGCGCCGCAGGATTACGAGGCGCGGATCAAGGAAGGAAGACTCGATGCGGTCATCGTTGTCCGGCCGGATTTTTACCAGCATTTCCTCGCCGGCGACGGCGCGGCGGTCGATCTCGTCTACGACGACTCGCGAACCGAATCGCTGCCCGCCGTCCGCCAAGCCGAGCGCCTGCTCCGCGCCTTCAACCGGGAGACGGGCACGCTGAGGCTGGTGGCCCGGGGCGTGAGCCCGGACCTCCTCGAACCGGTCAAGGTCGAGCACGTCAACACCTCCACGCCGCGGCAACGCGGCGCGTTCCTCATGTTCCTCATCCCGATGTTCGCGATCCTCTCGCCGCTCCTGGGCGGCATGACCATCGCGATCGACGCGACCGCGGGCGAACGCGAACGCGGTTCCCTGGAGCCGCTGCTCGCCAATCCCGTACCGACCCTCCATCTGGTGATCGGCAAATGGCTCGCCGCCTGGACGACCGGTGCGTCGGTGGCGTTGATCACCTTGCTGGGGTTCGTGGTGGCGGCATCCCTCTACAGTTCATCGAAGGTCGCGGCGATGCTGCAGTTCGGCTGGCGCGAATTCCTGGTCTTCGCCGCGTTCGCGATTCCGTTCGCCGCGCTCACGTCCTCCGTGCAGATGCTCATCGCCACCTACGGCCGTTCCTACCGCGAGGCGCAGACGTACACTACGTACATCGGTACCGCCGCGTCGTTCGTGCCGATGATCGTGATCTTCTCCGGCCTCAAGGACGCGTTCTGGCAGGCATTCGTGCCCGTGCTCGGCCAGCAGATGGCGCTCACGCGCGTGTTGCGCGGCGAGGCGCTCGGCTGGGTGGAGTGGCTCGTGCCTGCCGCGGTCGCGTTCCTTCTCGTTGCGGTATGCGTGCGGTCGATCTCGAAGCTCCTCGCCGAGGAACGCATCGTCTTCGGCCGCTCCTGA